GCGTGGCTGGTCCAAGTCGCGCAGCAGTACGCCGAGGCCAAGGCCCTCGCCAGCGCCCGCCTCTCGCTCGCCGACCACCCCGAGCCGCAACCAGCGCGTTAGCCGCGGGAGGGCAGCGCCGCGCGCACGCACGCACGGGCAGCGACGAGCGGGTTCACCACGCCGTCGCCCATGGCGACGTCGACGAGCTGGTTGAAGAACCGCGCATCCGCCGCGGCGGCGCGGAACCCGCCCCGAGCGGCGGGACCAACGCGACAGAACCGGACGGCGGCCGAGGTGTGCCGAAAGTGCCGTCGCAGCCGACGAAGCAGAGTCGTGCGGTAAGCCGCACCCGCGGCCTGACCCAGGTGAGCGGACTCCCCCGCGAGCGCGCCCGAGACAGCCGCGTAGAAGATGCCTTCGCCGCTCATGGGGTTCACCAGGGCAGCGGCATCACCGGTGAGCAGGATGCGCCCATCGGGCAACGCCGGCCGCGCAGTCGACAGCGGCAGACGGTGAGCCCGCCACGCACCCCCCTCGAGCTCGTACTCCGGCAGCAGCGCGGCCACGCCCTCGAGGAGCGACTCTCGGGTGACTGAGCGCCCAGCGCGCAGAAGGTCGATGTAGCCGACGTTCGATTGCCCGGTGCCGATCGGGAAGTCCCACGCATACGCCGGCCAGTCACGGCCGCGGCCGATGATGCGCGCCTTGTTGGCCTCCGCGGTGGGCAGGTAGGCGCGGATCGCTACCGCCGTGTGGCCATCGCGCTCATGCCGCAAGCCGAGCTGACGGCGCACGACGGACTCCGCCCCGTCGGCCGCGACGACGACCCCGGCGAGCAGGTCCCCGTCGACCACAACCCCGTCGGCCTGCCGCACTACGGTCCGGACTGTGTGCCGGCGGAGTTCCGCACCCGCCTTCTGTGCTGCCTCGACGAGGCGCGCGTCGAGGACCGCTCGCGGCACGATGTGCAGCGGCTCGCGCAACGGGTGGCTCGCCTCGATCTCCGCTGTCCCTAGCGAGAACCGGGTTACGGGCTGGTAGCCGTCGACGACGTGGCGGACGTCGTACCTTGCGAGCAGCGGAAGGACGTGCGCCGCGACACCGTCTCCGCACACCTTGTCGCGCGGGAAGTCCTCGCGGTCAAGCAGGAGCACGCGAGCCGACGGGTTCACGCGCAGGGCGGCGATCGCCGCCATCGAGCCGGCCGGTCCGGCGCCGACCACCACAACGTCCCAGGACTCCACCGAATCACCCTCGCACACCCGCTCATACCGGGCACTCGCACGCCGGCGCCCCTCCCCGCCTCCGTAAACTATGGCTTACAGTGGTCCTCGCCGGACTTGAGGACACCAGCCTGGAGCGACCGTGACGAACCGAGCCGCCGTGGCAATCGCCGCCGGCACCGCCGGTGTCGTACTGTCCGCTGGCCTCGTCACAGTGGTCACCGGCACGACGGCGGCCGCGGTGCAGTGCCTACCGAGCTCGGTCTCCATCACCGGGACAGTCCCGCCGTCCGCTGCGCTCACCCCGGCGCAGGCGGCGAACGCGACCACCATCGTGAGCGCTGTCGTCGACAGACGCATGCCCTCGCGCGCAGCAGTCATCGCAGTCGCCACAGCGATGCAGGAGTCCCGACTGCTCAACCTCGCCTCCGAGGCGGTCCCCGAGTCGCTCACCTACCCCCACGACGACGTCGCCCCCGGCGACCACGACTCCGTCGGCCTGTTCCAGCAGCGGCCCTCTCAAGGCTGGGGAGCCGTCCAACAGCTCATGACGCCCAGCTTCGCCGCGGGTGCCTTCCTCGACGCCCTGGAACAGGTGCAGGGCTGGGAAGCGATGCCCCTCACCCAAGCCGCCCAAGCCGTGCAGAGGAGCGGCGCGCCCGACGCCTACGCCCAGTGGGAGCAGCAGGCCCAGAGCATCGTCAACGGCCTGCTCGGCAGGCCTGACGATCCCGGCACCGGGGACCAGACTGTTGGCGACGCCCCAGGGCTCTACGTCGAGGGCGACGGCCTACTCGCCGCCCTCGCCGGCGCCACCCCGGTCACCTTCAACTCCGGGCTCGTCACCAGCTCGGTACAGCGCGGCCGCACGACCGCCGAGGGCATCGCTGACCTGACCGCGCACCGGACGACCCTCCCCGGCTCCCTGCTCGTCAGCCTCGGCGCAGCCGACCACCTCACCAGCGAGACGGCGAGCACGTACCGCACGCAGGTGCGCAGCGTCCTCGCCCTCGCGCACGACGGTCACACCGTCTACTGGCTGACCGATCCCGGCGCCGACGTCGCTAACGGCGTCCTGCGCGAGGAGGCGACCGCTGACAACGACCTCCAACTGGTCGACCTGGACTACGCCGTGCAGGCGCACCCGGAGTGGATGACCGGCACCGCGCTCAACGACGCCGGCGTCACGGGTGCGACCAAGCTGCTCAAGAACGCGCTCGGCACGAACACCGACGACGACCCCACCGACCCCACCAACGTCGACAGCGGGTCGGGCTGCTCCGACGGGCTGGGCGGCTACAGCAGCGTTCCCGTCGCGGACTGCACCTTCACCCTCGCGCGCGCCAACCCACGGAGCTGCCAGGACGCGATCCGCTGGGCTCTCGCCCAGCAGGACGGGCCCGCGCAGTGGTATCGCAAGTGCCTCAACTTCGTAGCCCGCAGCTACGGCTACGCCCACTCGGGAGTGGGTGCCCCGTACACCGCCCGCGAGTTCTGGCTCGAGTCCACCCACCAGCACCCGCTCGACCCAAACCCGCCGGCTGGGGCGCTCGTCTTCTGGAACGGCGGAAGCGCCGGCCACGTCGCGCTCTCCGCTGGCAACGGCCTCGTCATCAGCAACGACATTCGCGGCCACGGCACGATCGCGCTGGTTCCCCTCAGTGAGATCACCGAGCGGTGGCATGACCCCTACCTCGGATGGGCCGACCCGTACTTCCCGGCGGCGGCTTGATGCAGAAACTAGGAGCGACACGCCGAGTGACGTACCGCGAATCTGATTCCGAGCATGCCAGTGTGATCCACATGGCAGAGCGACGTGGTCACGGTGGACGCCCCAGCAAGGGCCCCCGCGAGCCGTTGATCAGTCGCGTCCCGGAGAAGCTCGCGCACACCGTGCGAGATGCTGCGGACGCTGCCGGCCTCAGCGTCAACGACTACATCGGGAACCTGCTAGCGCAGGCGCACGGGCACCCGCCGGTAGCTCCGGCGGCCAACCCGGACCAGCTCCAGATGACCGCCTAGCGGTCAGACCGGCGCCGACAAGGCTCCGGGAAAGCAGAAGACCCCGCCCCCTGACTTTTGCCGGGCCAGGGACGAGGTCTTCCAACGTGCAACAGGAGGAAGCGTACCCCGAACCCCCGACAGGGGGGCACCCACACCCGCGAACACGCACGCCGCATCGGCGTGTCGTGTCGTTGGGTCGCGCCTCCCTGCCGTCCCGCGCGAGCTCGAGCAGCCCGCGGCGGCCCTCTCCCCTGCCCGCGGCAATCCGCGGACCGGGACGCGGGCCGCCGTCCTCGAGCCGCTGTCCGACGCCCTACAGGCGCTTGACGACCGGGGCACGCTCGGCGCTGCCCGCAGCGAGCAGCCGCCTCTCCCCGGCATGCCCGCGGCCGCCCCTACGGGCGGCACCCCGGCCTACCGTGAGGCGAGGCGCCGCGCCCGCCACCGCTCGGCCCAGCGCACAGCGCTCGCGCAGGTGGGCCCTGCGGCGGCGCTCCCCCGTGGCTCGGTCCGTGCAAAGGGACAGGCCGCATGGGTAGCCGCGGTCGCCGCCCACCCCGACACCGCGCTGCTGCGCGCCGACGCGCACACCAACCTGCGCTCGATCGCCGCCACGCTCGCTCGCTATGCCGACTGGAACGAGCTGACCTCACGGCCCACCTGGGCGCGGCTCGCCGCCCTGGCCGGCGTCTCCGAGCGCACCGTCGCCCGCTGGACCGCCTGGCTGCGCCAGCGCGGCCTGCTCGGCGTCGTCGAGACCGGCTCCACACCCGCGACCCGGCCGATGGCCCTGCGCGACGTCGAGGGCAACCGCGCCGCGCTCTACCTGCTCTGCCACCCCGTCTCTCTTGGCAGCGCCGCTCGACACCCGCAGGCCAGCGACCCCCGCCTCAGCGAGCCCACGCTTGTTGCTCCTGTGGATGAAAGTGGCATGCCCTCTGGCCCAGCTCCGCAGGAGATGCGCCAGAACGGGCGCGCAGGCGCGGTATTGAGCCAAGCGCCGCTTCGCGGCGTGGCGATGACAACCAGGCCAACGAACCCCGCAGAGCCCCCAGCGGGGTCAGAAGACCCCGTCAGCACCCCAGGAGCCACTCAGGAAGCCAAGAGCGCCAGGACGACAGCCTGGGGCCGGCACACGCCCGCCCGCACCCGTCGCGACATGCTCGCCCTCGTCGACCGGCTCCAGGCTGAAGGCCCCGTCTACCGCGCCGTCGGCTCCCCCCGCCGCCTGCGGCACCTGCTCCGCCCCTGGCTCAACGCCGGCTGGACCATCGCCGGACTCGAGTGGGCCATAGACCACAAGCCCGACGGCGAGCCCTGGCGCTACGCCTGGCGCAGCGTCGACGAGCTCCGCAATCCCGCTGGCTGGCTCCGCCACCGCCTCCGCCGCTGGACCACCGAGGACGGCGCACCCCTGCCGGACCCCCGAGCCACTCCCCCAGCGCCGCAGCCCGTGCCTCAGCGACCGGCGTCCTCGTCTGCTGGCCCGAACGCCGAAGCCCGCGTGTTGCTCGCTGCCGCACGCGCCAAGGCGGCGGCCGCGACCCGCACCCGCCGCCCGCGGACGTACGACCTGCTGCCGACACTGCCGTGAGGCGCAGGCCCCGACGAGACCAAGGTCTTGGTCGGCCGGCAGGGCCGCGCAGGCGTCCCGCACACTGCACGTGTGGTGTTGAAACTCTGCGAGGTGCTGCATCAGGGGCGCTGGTACCCCGGCGAGGTCCTCACCTGGCAGCACATCGGAGAGCGCTGGCGAGCAGTCGTGCGCTACCGGGTCGCACCCGGCGAGCAGTACCAGCAGGCCCGCTGGCAGGACGAGTTGCGGCCGGGAGGCGAACCCCTACGCGTTGTCGGTGACTGAGCCCGCGTAGCCGCCTGACAGCAGCTTCTCCAGCGTGGAGCGGGCGTCGGCCTTCGAGCTGTAGCCCTGGCCGCCGTCAGTGGCGACGACCTGGCCGTTGCTCGCCGTCACCCTGAACCCGAACTTGCCGTCCGCGCGCTTGAACAGTTCGCCAGCCATCACGCAGCCCCTCTCCTCGCCGGCCTTCGGCGATCGGGCGGTGCCTACCGCAGCGAAGATCACCGTAATCCTCGCGATGCGCCCCGTCGGTGCCCTCCCCCGGGTGCGTGAACCTGCGAGACTTCTGCGGTGTCCCAGGACCCGGACGAGCGACAGCGGCTGCTCGACGAGCCCGGCAGCGGTGACGACTTGCCGATCGCCGTCTCGGCCTACCAAGCGCAGAAGTGCGCAGCGATCATCGAGGCTGCCCTACACGGCCAGATCGGCTACGACGCGCCCGCCCAGACCGCCTTGCAGTTCCTGCGGCACGCGGCCAGCGAAGCCGCTCTAGGGCTCGGGCGCATACACCCCACCAGCTCGTCGCTCTGGACCTCGCTGCGCGAAGTTCCCTGGCCACCGCCCGGCGGCCCGCGGCCCCAGCCCGACGTCTCGGAGTAGGCCGCTCCGCCAAGCGCTCCTAGCGTGCCTAGTGTTCCTAGCCTAGTTAGCCGATCTAGTCGATTAGTCACCCTACAGAGCACGGCCCTGGCGGGCCTACGCATCGGAGCCGGCTACGCCGGCGCGGAAGAGCTCATCGGTTCTTCCCTCCCGGCAATCGATGCTGGGGCCCCGCAGCCTGCGCGCAACCGCCCTCGCCTGCGGCGCCGGCCGCCTCCGAACCATCACCCGCTGCGCTCCCTGCGGTCGCTGAGCCCGCGGGTGATCGTTCTCGTCGCCTGACCGGACGGTTGCACTCCAGCTGCTCTACGGGCCCCTTCATCTCTTCTTGCCGGGAGGGGGCGACAGCGGTCGGACACCCCAGGTCCACCACCCACCACCCGGCAGGAAGGAGCCCACCGTGGCTCAGCACAGCAGCACCATCGAGGCGGGCACCGGCGCGACCGTCGCCTACCTCGACGCGGACCCCTGCATCCTGCTGGTGGACGTGAACGTCCGCACGCAGGTCCGGCTCGACAAGGAGTTCGTCGCCAGTGTCAAGGCCCAGGGGGTCCTGGTGCCGATCGTCGCGGTCCGCACCACCGAGGGCGCGCTGCGCGTCCGGTACGGCCACCGGCGCACCCTCGCGGCGATCGAGACCGGGCGAGAGACGGTCCCCGTGATCGTCGCCGCCGACGAGTCCACCGACGACGCCGGGCAGATCGACCGGCTCGTGGGCCAGTACGCCGAGAACGAGCACCGCACCGGGCTGACCGTGGCCGAGAAGGTCGGGGTGGTGGAGCAGTTGAGCGCGTTCGGCGTCAGCCACGCGCAGATCAGCAAGCGGCTCGGCATCAAGCGCGACACCGTGAAGGACGCCCTCGCCGTCGCCGCCTCCCCCATCGCCAAGAAGGCAGCCGAGCGGTACGAGGCCACCCTCACCCTCGACCAGGCCGCTGTCGTGGCCGAGTTCGACGCCCTCGCCGACGAGGACACCGTCAAGGCCCTGCTGGTCGACGCCAACACCGGCGGGCGGCAGTTCGCGCACATCGCGCAGCGCGCCCGTGACGAGCGCGCCGAGCAGGAGCGCCGCCAGGAGTTCATCGCCTCCCTCGGCGGAGTGCCCATCGTGGAGCGCCCCTCCTACCGCAACGACGAGCCGGTCAAGCGCCTGGGCAGACTTCTCGACCAGCAGGGCGAGCCGCTGACCGTCGAGACGCACGCCGCGTGCCTCGGCCACGCGGCCTACGTGGACAAGCGCACCGCGTGGGTCCCGGCCCCTCGCCCCGAGTCCGACACCACCGGCGAGCAGGGCGGTCAGGACACCGAGGACGACGACAACGCGCTCGGTGCGACCGACCTCGACCTCGACCCCGACGCGGAGGACGCCCTCTACGACGACGACGAGGACGACTACCCCGAGGACGAGCAGGACGGCTCCTGGGAGGAGACCTGGGAGGCGGAGTACGTCTGCACCGACCCCAGCCGCTACGGGCACACCGCCCGCTACGGCGGCAGCAGCGAGGCCGCTCCGCTCAAGGCCGCTGAGATGAGCGAGGAGCAGCGCGAGGAAGCCCGCGAGGCCCGCCGCACGGTGATCGCCAACAACAAGGCGTGGGACAGCGCCACC
Above is a genomic segment from Motilibacter peucedani containing:
- a CDS encoding ParB/RepB/Spo0J family partition protein; its protein translation is MAQHSSTIEAGTGATVAYLDADPCILLVDVNVRTQVRLDKEFVASVKAQGVLVPIVAVRTTEGALRVRYGHRRTLAAIETGRETVPVIVAADESTDDAGQIDRLVGQYAENEHRTGLTVAEKVGVVEQLSAFGVSHAQISKRLGIKRDTVKDALAVAASPIAKKAAERYEATLTLDQAAVVAEFDALADEDTVKALLVDANTGGRQFAHIAQRARDERAEQERRQEFIASLGGVPIVERPSYRNDEPVKRLGRLLDQQGEPLTVETHAACLGHAAYVDKRTAWVPAPRPESDTTGEQGGQDTEDDDNALGATDLDLDPDAEDALYDDDEDDYPEDEQDGSWEETWEAEYVCTDPSRYGHTARYGGSSEAAPLKAAEMSEEQREEAREARRTVIANNKAWDSATTVRQEWLTGWLTRKSAPKGSGLFLAAAVASGSHALTQAFERNHPTGRVLLGLGEATSARIGAGQALAGLLSDVSEARAQVVTLGLVLGAHEAALGRHSWRNVDSGTRRYLTFLAENGYGLSDVERLACGEHPLPEVDEPDAA
- a CDS encoding YegP family protein, with product MAGELFKRADGKFGFRVTASNGQVVATDGGQGYSSKADARSTLEKLLSGGYAGSVTDNA
- a CDS encoding geranylgeranyl reductase family protein; translated protein: MESWDVVVVGAGPAGSMAAIAALRVNPSARVLLLDREDFPRDKVCGDGVAAHVLPLLARYDVRHVVDGYQPVTRFSLGTAEIEASHPLREPLHIVPRAVLDARLVEAAQKAGAELRRHTVRTVVRQADGVVVDGDLLAGVVVAADGAESVVRRQLGLRHERDGHTAVAIRAYLPTAEANKARIIGRGRDWPAYAWDFPIGTGQSNVGYIDLLRAGRSVTRESLLEGVAALLPEYELEGGAWRAHRLPLSTARPALPDGRILLTGDAAALVNPMSGEGIFYAAVSGALAGESAHLGQAAGAAYRTTLLRRLRRHFRHTSAAVRFCRVGPAARGGFRAAAADARFFNQLVDVAMGDGVVNPLVAARACVRAALPSRG
- a CDS encoding helix-turn-helix domain-containing protein, which translates into the protein MPAAAPTGGTPAYREARRRARHRSAQRTALAQVGPAAALPRGSVRAKGQAAWVAAVAAHPDTALLRADAHTNLRSIAATLARYADWNELTSRPTWARLAALAGVSERTVARWTAWLRQRGLLGVVETGSTPATRPMALRDVEGNRAALYLLCHPVSLGSAARHPQASDPRLSEPTLVAPVDESGMPSGPAPQEMRQNGRAGAVLSQAPLRGVAMTTRPTNPAEPPAGSEDPVSTPGATQEAKSARTTAWGRHTPARTRRDMLALVDRLQAEGPVYRAVGSPRRLRHLLRPWLNAGWTIAGLEWAIDHKPDGEPWRYAWRSVDELRNPAGWLRHRLRRWTTEDGAPLPDPRATPPAPQPVPQRPASSSAGPNAEARVLLAAARAKAAAATRTRRPRTYDLLPTLP